The proteins below come from a single Corvus cornix cornix isolate S_Up_H32 chromosome 23, ASM73873v5, whole genome shotgun sequence genomic window:
- the PTAFR gene encoding LOW QUALITY PROTEIN: platelet-activating factor receptor (The sequence of the model RefSeq protein was modified relative to this genomic sequence to represent the inferred CDS: deleted 3 bases in 2 codons), giving the protein MSLCSTRNGGIGGQCPGALSEGTVNNSCAQVRRKATAGSCALDVPTNTMMSGKGKEGAESSADSYISCHIDSEFRYNLFTVFYSIIFILGFVANCYVLWIFSHIYPTKKLTEIKIFMVNLTVADLLFLVTMPMWIVYYYHHGDWIMPEFLCNVAGCLFFVNTYSSVAFLMVITYNRYQAVTNPIKAAQLTTQRRGIYLSAAIWIIIVGSSLYYLFDNNTNQEEVDSRNFTRCFERYDSSSDVSAVLAIHVIICILFYIIFFLILGWNIVIIRTLFSKSVHPRKSTHVKQRALWMVCTVLAVFIISFVPHHIVDLPWTLTVLEQWKKENCQLRQQLNDAHQVTLCLLSTNCVLDPIIYCFLTKKFQKHLSENLKSMKGSRKCSRQTTDTVIEGTIHQEEAIRIC; this is encoded by the exons GTAAGAAGAAAAGCTACAGCAGGAAGTTGTGCTTTAGATGTGCCCACT AACACCATGATGTCTGGAAAGGGCAAAGAGGGTGCGGAAAGCAGTGCTGATTCCTACATTTCATGCCACATAGACTCCGAGTTTCGCTACAACCTCTTCACTGTTTTCTAcagcattattttcattttgggcTTTGTTGCCAACTGCTATGTTCTCTGGATTTTCAGCCATATTTACCCCACCAAGAAACTCACTGAAATCAAGATATTCATGGTGAACCTGACAGTAGCTGACTTGCTCTTCTTAGTTACAATGCCAATGTGGATTGTTTACTACTACCACCATGGAGACTGGATCATGCCTGAGTTCCTCTGTAATGTGGCTgggtgtttattttttgttaatacTTACTCTTCTGTTGCCTTTCTGATGGTCATCACATACAATCGTTACCAAGCTGTGACTAATCCTATTAAAGCTGCTCAGCTGACCACCCAGAGGAGAGGTATCTACCTATCAGCAGCTATCTGGATCATAATAGTGGGCAGCTCTTTGTATTACCTTTTTGACAATAATACTAATCAGGAGGAGGTTGACTCCAGGAATTTCACGCGGTGCTTTGAGCGCTATGACTCCTCGAGTGATGTTTCAGCTGTTCTCGCCATTCATGTAATCATCTGCATCCTCTTCTatatcattttctttttaatactaGGTTGGAACATTGTCATTATCAGGACCTTGTTCTCCAAGTCAGTGCATCCACGGAAGAGCACTCACGTCAAGCAAAGGGCCCTCTGGATGGTGTGCACAGTGCTGGCTGTATTCATCATAAGCTTTGTGCCCCATCACATCGTGGACCTGCCCTGGACTCTGACTGTTCTGGAGCAGtggaagaaggaaaactgtCAGCTGCGCCAGCAGCTCAACGATGCTCACCAGGTGACTTTGTGCCTCTTGAGTACAAACTGTGTGTTGGACCCGATCATCTACTGCTTCCTCACCAAGAAGTTCCAGAAGCATCtttctgaaaacctgaaaagcaTGAAAGGGAGTCGCAAGTGCTCCAGGCAAACAACAGACACGGTGATCGAGGGCACCATTCATCAAGAGGAAGCCATTAGGATCTGTTAG